The Litchfieldia alkalitelluris genome has a window encoding:
- a CDS encoding 3'-5' exonuclease: MATVKQYVFFDFEMLCSNRGMTFTSMESIRLGAVKYDIKTEEIQYFDQYIRPNQLKPLSPFCKQLTGISDDDLVDANNFSVVFELFLDWVGGIKKTRFFSWSKSDLCRLKIDAEQHQISPATISKIEKRYIDFQAIFSKRVTKNQYSVENALQLYGLDFIGEKHNPMYDAFNTLRIYLSFLNQPLKSDLIMLNQFIFNDNEEEIKKHDLNSVLNKYIEQDINYFSANLSDVYNMKDFSKTLKSTRKIVEKYENIICNRSGIFSKDTINIVRKLLEFYHELLLCYQEHSDYSSKVIILNEQTIQPILQLSLKRG, from the coding sequence ATGGCAACTGTGAAACAATATGTGTTCTTCGACTTTGAAATGCTTTGCTCTAATAGGGGTATGACATTTACAAGTATGGAAAGTATTAGATTGGGCGCAGTTAAATATGATATTAAAACAGAAGAAATTCAATACTTTGACCAGTATATTCGTCCAAATCAACTAAAGCCGTTATCACCGTTTTGTAAACAATTAACAGGAATTAGTGATGATGATTTAGTGGATGCTAATAACTTTTCAGTGGTGTTCGAACTTTTTCTTGATTGGGTTGGAGGAATTAAGAAAACACGTTTCTTTTCATGGTCTAAAAGTGATTTATGTAGACTAAAGATAGATGCTGAGCAACATCAGATTTCACCAGCAACAATTTCGAAAATTGAAAAGAGATATATTGACTTTCAAGCGATTTTTTCTAAAAGAGTAACTAAAAACCAATACTCGGTCGAAAACGCTCTTCAGCTTTATGGTTTGGATTTTATTGGAGAAAAGCATAACCCAATGTACGATGCGTTTAACACATTAAGAATTTACCTTAGTTTTTTAAACCAACCGTTAAAATCTGATTTAATTATGCTAAATCAATTTATTTTTAACGACAATGAGGAAGAAATTAAAAAACATGACCTTAACTCAGTTTTAAATAAATATATTGAACAAGACATTAATTATTTCAGTGCAAATCTAAGTGATGTATATAATATGAAGGATTTCTCAAAGACTCTCAAATCTACTCGTAAAATTGTAGAGAAATATGAAAATATTATTTGTAATCGTTCAGGAATTTTTTCAAAAGACACGATAAATATAGTAAGAAAACTTTTGGAATTTTATCATGAGTTATTATTATGTTATCAGGAACACTCTGATTACTCTTCCAAAGTGATTATTCTGAATGAGCAAACCATTCAACCTATTTTGCAATTATCATTGAAGCGAGGATGA
- a CDS encoding MsnO8 family LLM class oxidoreductase, with product MKLSILDQSPVYEGCSFEEALDKSIQLAQLGESLGYERYWLTEHHNFKSLASSAPEIILATIGSKTNKIRIGSGAVLLPHYKSYKVAEVFNTLAALFPNRVDIGVGRAPGGSAEATMALSDNYLQEVYKFPQKIRELIYFLQLENQETNPLPVPIPNIKPQIWLLGTSKKSALLAAEYGVSYAFGQFMSDKNGSEIIAEYIQNFKSEHTVKSPKALITVNVFCAETKERADEVMTNMYKRKTVQGKIEENDMTDTIVGDSIEVKDRLEEIRAMHQVEEIMLNVPSINYHDRIKSFKLIAEELL from the coding sequence ATGAAATTAAGTATACTCGATCAGTCACCTGTTTATGAGGGATGTTCTTTTGAAGAAGCTCTAGATAAGTCCATTCAGCTAGCTCAATTAGGAGAGTCTTTAGGGTATGAGCGTTATTGGTTGACAGAGCATCATAACTTTAAAAGTTTAGCCAGTTCTGCGCCTGAGATAATCTTAGCAACGATTGGTTCAAAAACTAATAAAATACGAATCGGTTCTGGTGCAGTATTGTTACCTCATTATAAATCTTATAAGGTAGCTGAAGTTTTTAATACGCTAGCTGCTCTGTTTCCGAACCGTGTGGATATAGGAGTAGGAAGAGCACCTGGTGGATCAGCAGAAGCTACAATGGCATTATCGGATAATTATTTACAGGAAGTATATAAATTTCCACAAAAAATTCGAGAATTAATTTATTTTCTGCAATTAGAAAACCAAGAAACCAATCCATTACCTGTACCAATCCCAAACATAAAACCACAAATCTGGCTTTTAGGCACAAGCAAAAAAAGCGCTCTGCTGGCTGCTGAATATGGAGTTTCATATGCATTTGGTCAATTTATGAGTGATAAAAATGGTAGTGAAATAATAGCTGAATATATTCAAAACTTCAAATCTGAACATACAGTAAAAAGTCCTAAGGCACTAATCACAGTGAATGTGTTTTGCGCAGAAACAAAGGAAAGAGCAGATGAAGTAATGACTAATATGTATAAAAGGAAAACGGTTCAAGGTAAAATAGAAGAAAATGATATGACAGACACCATTGTCGGTGATTCAATAGAAGTGAAAGATAGGTTAGAGGAAATTAGAGCTATGCATCAAGTTGAGGAGATTATGTTAAATGTACCTTCAATAAATTATCATGATCGAATAAAAAGTTTTAAATTAATAGCAGAAGAGTTGTTATAA
- a CDS encoding 3'-5' exonuclease, whose translation MPVDIKILHYYLWKQFMIKYKLKQIRRNTQNDLHFISNNTIAIEKEKDLSAVTFTVFDLETTGFFPELGDEVLSVGAVKIRGGEILRDESFYKVVRPIDKVPHSIKQLTGLTDKEINSSHYFPWVLKKFIDFSQETVLVAHPASFDIPFLQSTIKTWGLPDFSPEVIDSHALANWIYPDNNNFLDQLVEYYQIDQKERHHALNDAIMTAEIFIKLINETDQLLKYNDLLEVTRSI comes from the coding sequence ATGCCTGTTGATATTAAAATTCTGCATTATTATCTTTGGAAACAATTTATGATCAAATATAAATTAAAACAAATACGACGAAATACACAAAACGATTTACATTTTATTTCAAATAATACAATAGCCATCGAAAAGGAAAAAGATCTTTCGGCAGTTACTTTTACTGTATTTGACTTAGAAACTACCGGCTTTTTCCCAGAACTAGGTGATGAAGTACTCTCTGTCGGAGCTGTTAAAATCAGAGGTGGAGAAATTCTAAGAGATGAGTCATTCTATAAGGTAGTTAGACCTATTGATAAGGTACCACACTCGATAAAACAACTAACTGGACTAACTGATAAAGAGATTAACAGCAGCCACTACTTTCCTTGGGTTCTAAAGAAATTTATTGATTTTAGTCAAGAGACAGTCTTAGTTGCTCATCCAGCTAGCTTTGATATCCCATTTCTACAATCGACAATTAAAACGTGGGGGCTTCCCGATTTCTCGCCAGAAGTAATTGATTCTCATGCTCTAGCTAATTGGATTTATCCTGATAATAATAACTTTTTGGATCAGCTTGTTGAATATTATCAGATTGATCAAAAAGAAAGACATCATGCATTAAACGATGCGATTATGACCGCAGAAATCTTTATTAAACTTATAAATGAAACAGATCAACTTTTGAAATATAATGATCTTTTAGAAGTAACACGAAGTATATAA